From the genome of Arvicola amphibius chromosome 9, mArvAmp1.2, whole genome shotgun sequence, one region includes:
- the Cela1 gene encoding chymotrypsin-like elastase family member 1 produces MLRFLVLTSLVLYGHSTQDFPETNARVVGGAEAQRNSWPSQISLQYRDGGLWYHTCGGTLIRRNWVMTAAHCVDSQMTFRVAIGDHNLSQNDGTEQFVSVQKVVVHPNWNRNNVAAGYDIALLRLAQSVTLNNYVQLGVLPQEGTTLANNTPCYITGWGKTQTNGQVSQTLQQAYLPSVDYATCSSSSYWGSTVKRTMVCAGGDGIRSGCQGDSGGPLHCLVNGQYSVHGVTSFVSSLGCNVSRKPTVFTRVSAYISWMNTVMASN; encoded by the exons ATGTTGCGCTTCCTGGTGCTCACCTCCCTGGTCCTGTATG GACACAGCACCCAGGACTTTCCAGAAACTAATGCACGGGTGGTTGGAGGGGCTGAAGCCCAGAGGAACTCTTGGCCATCTCAG ATTTCCCTCCAGTACCGTGATGGAGGGTTATGGTACCACACCTGTGGAGGGACCCTCATCCGGCGAAACTGGGTCATGACAGCTGCTCACTGTGTGGACAG ccaGATGACTTTCCGTGTGGCCATTGGAGATCACAACCTGAGCCAGAATGATGGTACTGAGCAGTTCGTGAGTGTGCAGAAGGTTGTGGTGCACCCCAACTGGAACAGGAACAACGTGGCTGCAGG cTATGACATCGCTCTGCTGCGCTTGGCCCAGAGTGTTACACTCAATAACTACGTCCAGCTGGGTGTTCTGCCCCAGGAGGGAACCACCCTGGCTAACAATACTCCCTGCTACATCACAGGCTGGGGGAAAACCCAAA CCAATGGGCAGGTTTCTCAGACCCTGCAGCAGGCGTACCTGCCCAGCGTGGACTATGCCACCTGCTCCAGCTCCTCTTACTGGGGCTCCACGGTGAAGAGGACCATGGTGTGTGCTGGTGGAGACGGGATTCGCTCAGGATGCCAG GGTGACTCTGGAGGTCCCCTCCACTGCTTGGTGAACGGCCAGTATTCTGTGCACGGAGTGACGAGCTTTGTGTCCAGCCTGGGCTGTAATGTCTCCAGGAAGCCCACAGTCTTCACTCGAGTCTCTGCTTACATCTCCTGGATGAATACT GTCATGGCCTCCAACTGA
- the Bin2 gene encoding bridging integrator 2 isoform X1, translating into MAEGKAGGAAGLFAKQVQKKFSRAQEKVLQKLGKTVETKDERFEQSASNFYQQQAEGHKLYKDLKSFLSAVKVMHESSKRVSETLQEVYSSDWDGHEELKAIVGNNDLLWEDYEEKLADQALRTMENYVAQFSEVKERIAKRGRKLVDYDSARHHLEAVQNAKKKDEAKTAKAEEEFSKAQGVFEDLNQELLEELPVLYNSRISCYVTVFQNISNLRDVFYREMSKLNHSLYEVMSKLEKQHSNKVFVVKGLSSSSRRSLVISPPVRTSTASSPVTSPTSPSALSVTSGSESVSATGEALASKAADEEESCGSKESLKDEEVEEGQSEARSSEGEEPLPACNGPTQAPPSPASQEEAALCSPAPSLGSGQTLTEQPSPQEVVLRTRTASEGAEQSRKGASIQRMSAPPSRPPPPKAPPSPRLASGSGPHSPPASGEGSPRSPRVSLEVSSNPEAPEKPLRTPEALEKENTGSPSPEEPCASSTESTVQNQGPELHLCSDPGENTITAPELQKEVRRSGDATQAAERLSSKQEALGSLLGVT; encoded by the exons ATGGCCGAGGGCAAGGCTGGTGGAGCAGCTGGCCTCTTCGCCAAACAGGTGCAGAAGAAGTTCAGCAGGGCCCAGGAGAAG GTTCTGCAGAAACTGGGGAAAACTGTAGAAACCAAAGATGAGCGATTTGAACAAAGTGCCAGCAACTTCTACCAACAACAG GCCGAAGGCCACAAGCTGTACAAGGACCTGAAGAGCTTCCTTAGTGCAGTCAAAG tgATGCATGAAAGTTCAAAGCGAGTGTCAGAGACCCTGCAGGAGGTCTACAGCAGTGACTGGGACGGGCATGAGGAGCTGAAGGCCATCGTGGGG AACAATGATCTCCTTTGGGAAGACTATGAAGAGAAACTGGCCGACCAGGCTTTGAGGACCATGGAAAACTATGTGGCCCAGTTCAGCGAGGTGAAG GAGAGAATTGCCAAGCGGGGCCGGAAACTGGTCGACTATGATAGTGCCCGACACCACCTGGAGGCCGTGCAGAACGCCAAGAAGAAAGATGAGGCTAAGACTGCCAAG GCAGAAGAAGAGTTCAGCAAAGCCCAGGGCGTGTTTGAAGATCTGAACCAGGAGCTGCTGGAGGAGCTGCCTGTTCTCTACAACAG CCGTATCAGCTGTTATGTGACCGTCTTCCAAAACATTTCCAACCTGAGAGATGTGTTCTACAGAGAGATGAGCAAG CTGAACCACAGTCTCTATGAAGTGATGAGCAAACTGGAGAAGCAACATTCCAACAAAGTCTTTGTGGTGAAGGGGCTGTCGAG cagcagcagacGCTCCTTAGTCATCTCTCCCCCCGTTAGAACTTCTACAGCCTCCAGCCCTGTGACCTCCCCTACCAGCCCCTCGGCTCTCTCTGTGACCAGTGGGAGCGAGTCCGTCTCAGCCACTGGAGAGGCGCTGGCCTCTAAGGCCGCAGATGAAGAAGAGAGCTGTGGGAGCAAGGAGTCCTTAAAGGatgaggaagtggaggaaggCCAGTCTGAAGCAAGGTCTTCTGAGGGGGAAGAGCCTCTACCAGCCTGCAACGGGCCCACCCAGGCCCCACCCTCTCCTGCATCCCAGGAGGAAGCCGCCCTGTGCTCCCCAGCTCCATCCCTGGGCAGTGGTCAGACACTGACAGAGCAGCCTTCCCCACAAGAGGTTGTTCTTCGCACCCGAACCGCGAGTGAAGGAGCCGAGCAGAGCAGGAAAGGAGCCTCTATCCAGAGGATGTCGGCACCCCCTAGTCGGCCTCCACCACCCAAAGCCCCTCCAAGCCCCAGGCTTGCCTCAGGCAGTGGGCCCCACAGCCCTCCAGCCTCTGGAGAGGGTTCACCCCGCAGCCCCAGGGTCTCCTTAGAAGTCTCTTCCAATCCAGAAGCACCTGAGAAGCCGCTGAGAACCCCTGAGGccttagaaaaggaaaacactggcAGCCCCAGCCCAGAAGAGCCATGTGCCTCCTCCACCGAGAGCACCGTCCAG AACCAAGGCCCTGAGCTTCACCTCTGTTCGGATCCAGGAGAAAACACCATCACAGCACCTGAGCTTCAGAAAGAGGTAAGGAGGTCAGGAGATGCCACTCAGGCAGCGGAGCGCTTGTCCAgcaagcaggaagccctgggttcactcCTTGGTGTCACATAA
- the Bin2 gene encoding bridging integrator 2 isoform X2 has translation MAEGKAGGAAGLFAKQVQKKFSRAQEKVLQKLGKTVETKDERFEQSASNFYQQQAEGHKLYKDLKSFLSAVKVMHESSKRVSETLQEVYSSDWDGHEELKAIVGNNDLLWEDYEEKLADQALRTMENYVAQFSEVKERIAKRGRKLVDYDSARHHLEAVQNAKKKDEAKTAKAEEEFSKAQGVFEDLNQELLEELPVLYNSRISCYVTVFQNISNLRDVFYREMSKLNHSLYEVMSKLEKQHSNKVFVVKGLSSSRRSLVISPPVRTSTASSPVTSPTSPSALSVTSGSESVSATGEALASKAADEEESCGSKESLKDEEVEEGQSEARSSEGEEPLPACNGPTQAPPSPASQEEAALCSPAPSLGSGQTLTEQPSPQEVVLRTRTASEGAEQSRKGASIQRMSAPPSRPPPPKAPPSPRLASGSGPHSPPASGEGSPRSPRVSLEVSSNPEAPEKPLRTPEALEKENTGSPSPEEPCASSTESTVQNQGPELHLCSDPGENTITAPELQKEVRRSGDATQAAERLSSKQEALGSLLGVT, from the exons ATGGCCGAGGGCAAGGCTGGTGGAGCAGCTGGCCTCTTCGCCAAACAGGTGCAGAAGAAGTTCAGCAGGGCCCAGGAGAAG GTTCTGCAGAAACTGGGGAAAACTGTAGAAACCAAAGATGAGCGATTTGAACAAAGTGCCAGCAACTTCTACCAACAACAG GCCGAAGGCCACAAGCTGTACAAGGACCTGAAGAGCTTCCTTAGTGCAGTCAAAG tgATGCATGAAAGTTCAAAGCGAGTGTCAGAGACCCTGCAGGAGGTCTACAGCAGTGACTGGGACGGGCATGAGGAGCTGAAGGCCATCGTGGGG AACAATGATCTCCTTTGGGAAGACTATGAAGAGAAACTGGCCGACCAGGCTTTGAGGACCATGGAAAACTATGTGGCCCAGTTCAGCGAGGTGAAG GAGAGAATTGCCAAGCGGGGCCGGAAACTGGTCGACTATGATAGTGCCCGACACCACCTGGAGGCCGTGCAGAACGCCAAGAAGAAAGATGAGGCTAAGACTGCCAAG GCAGAAGAAGAGTTCAGCAAAGCCCAGGGCGTGTTTGAAGATCTGAACCAGGAGCTGCTGGAGGAGCTGCCTGTTCTCTACAACAG CCGTATCAGCTGTTATGTGACCGTCTTCCAAAACATTTCCAACCTGAGAGATGTGTTCTACAGAGAGATGAGCAAG CTGAACCACAGTCTCTATGAAGTGATGAGCAAACTGGAGAAGCAACATTCCAACAAAGTCTTTGTGGTGAAGGGGCTGTCGAG cagcagacGCTCCTTAGTCATCTCTCCCCCCGTTAGAACTTCTACAGCCTCCAGCCCTGTGACCTCCCCTACCAGCCCCTCGGCTCTCTCTGTGACCAGTGGGAGCGAGTCCGTCTCAGCCACTGGAGAGGCGCTGGCCTCTAAGGCCGCAGATGAAGAAGAGAGCTGTGGGAGCAAGGAGTCCTTAAAGGatgaggaagtggaggaaggCCAGTCTGAAGCAAGGTCTTCTGAGGGGGAAGAGCCTCTACCAGCCTGCAACGGGCCCACCCAGGCCCCACCCTCTCCTGCATCCCAGGAGGAAGCCGCCCTGTGCTCCCCAGCTCCATCCCTGGGCAGTGGTCAGACACTGACAGAGCAGCCTTCCCCACAAGAGGTTGTTCTTCGCACCCGAACCGCGAGTGAAGGAGCCGAGCAGAGCAGGAAAGGAGCCTCTATCCAGAGGATGTCGGCACCCCCTAGTCGGCCTCCACCACCCAAAGCCCCTCCAAGCCCCAGGCTTGCCTCAGGCAGTGGGCCCCACAGCCCTCCAGCCTCTGGAGAGGGTTCACCCCGCAGCCCCAGGGTCTCCTTAGAAGTCTCTTCCAATCCAGAAGCACCTGAGAAGCCGCTGAGAACCCCTGAGGccttagaaaaggaaaacactggcAGCCCCAGCCCAGAAGAGCCATGTGCCTCCTCCACCGAGAGCACCGTCCAG AACCAAGGCCCTGAGCTTCACCTCTGTTCGGATCCAGGAGAAAACACCATCACAGCACCTGAGCTTCAGAAAGAGGTAAGGAGGTCAGGAGATGCCACTCAGGCAGCGGAGCGCTTGTCCAgcaagcaggaagccctgggttcactcCTTGGTGTCACATAA
- the Bin2 gene encoding bridging integrator 2 isoform X3 produces MAEGKAGGAAGLFAKQVQKKFSRAQEKVLQKLGKTVETKDERFEQSASNFYQQQAEGHKLYKDLKSFLSAVKVMHESSKRVSETLQEVYSSDWDGHEELKAIVGNNDLLWEDYEEKLADQALRTMENYVAQFSEVKERIAKRGRKLVDYDSARHHLEAVQNAKKKDEAKTAKAEEEFSKAQGVFEDLNQELLEELPVLYNSRISCYVTVFQNISNLRDVFYREMSKLNHSLYEVMSKLEKQHSNKVFVVKGLSSSSRRSLVISPPVRTSTASSPVTSPTSPSALSVTSGSESVSATGEALASKAADEEESCGSKESLKDEEVEEGQSEARSSEGEEPLPACNGPTQAPPSPASQEEAALCSPAPSLGSGQTLTEQPSPQEVVLRTRTASEGAEQSRKGASIQRMSAPPSRPPPPKAPPSPRLASGSGPHSPPASGEGSPRSPRVSLEVSSNPEAPEKPLRTPEALEKENTGSPSPEEPCASSTESTVQNQGPELHLCSDPGENTITAPELQKEVFPSENAEL; encoded by the exons ATGGCCGAGGGCAAGGCTGGTGGAGCAGCTGGCCTCTTCGCCAAACAGGTGCAGAAGAAGTTCAGCAGGGCCCAGGAGAAG GTTCTGCAGAAACTGGGGAAAACTGTAGAAACCAAAGATGAGCGATTTGAACAAAGTGCCAGCAACTTCTACCAACAACAG GCCGAAGGCCACAAGCTGTACAAGGACCTGAAGAGCTTCCTTAGTGCAGTCAAAG tgATGCATGAAAGTTCAAAGCGAGTGTCAGAGACCCTGCAGGAGGTCTACAGCAGTGACTGGGACGGGCATGAGGAGCTGAAGGCCATCGTGGGG AACAATGATCTCCTTTGGGAAGACTATGAAGAGAAACTGGCCGACCAGGCTTTGAGGACCATGGAAAACTATGTGGCCCAGTTCAGCGAGGTGAAG GAGAGAATTGCCAAGCGGGGCCGGAAACTGGTCGACTATGATAGTGCCCGACACCACCTGGAGGCCGTGCAGAACGCCAAGAAGAAAGATGAGGCTAAGACTGCCAAG GCAGAAGAAGAGTTCAGCAAAGCCCAGGGCGTGTTTGAAGATCTGAACCAGGAGCTGCTGGAGGAGCTGCCTGTTCTCTACAACAG CCGTATCAGCTGTTATGTGACCGTCTTCCAAAACATTTCCAACCTGAGAGATGTGTTCTACAGAGAGATGAGCAAG CTGAACCACAGTCTCTATGAAGTGATGAGCAAACTGGAGAAGCAACATTCCAACAAAGTCTTTGTGGTGAAGGGGCTGTCGAG cagcagcagacGCTCCTTAGTCATCTCTCCCCCCGTTAGAACTTCTACAGCCTCCAGCCCTGTGACCTCCCCTACCAGCCCCTCGGCTCTCTCTGTGACCAGTGGGAGCGAGTCCGTCTCAGCCACTGGAGAGGCGCTGGCCTCTAAGGCCGCAGATGAAGAAGAGAGCTGTGGGAGCAAGGAGTCCTTAAAGGatgaggaagtggaggaaggCCAGTCTGAAGCAAGGTCTTCTGAGGGGGAAGAGCCTCTACCAGCCTGCAACGGGCCCACCCAGGCCCCACCCTCTCCTGCATCCCAGGAGGAAGCCGCCCTGTGCTCCCCAGCTCCATCCCTGGGCAGTGGTCAGACACTGACAGAGCAGCCTTCCCCACAAGAGGTTGTTCTTCGCACCCGAACCGCGAGTGAAGGAGCCGAGCAGAGCAGGAAAGGAGCCTCTATCCAGAGGATGTCGGCACCCCCTAGTCGGCCTCCACCACCCAAAGCCCCTCCAAGCCCCAGGCTTGCCTCAGGCAGTGGGCCCCACAGCCCTCCAGCCTCTGGAGAGGGTTCACCCCGCAGCCCCAGGGTCTCCTTAGAAGTCTCTTCCAATCCAGAAGCACCTGAGAAGCCGCTGAGAACCCCTGAGGccttagaaaaggaaaacactggcAGCCCCAGCCCAGAAGAGCCATGTGCCTCCTCCACCGAGAGCACCGTCCAG AACCAAGGCCCTGAGCTTCACCTCTGTTCGGATCCAGGAGAAAACACCATCACAGCACCTGAGCTTCAGAAAGAG GTGTTTCCAAGTGAAAACGCAGAACTCTGA